In Labrus bergylta chromosome 1, fLabBer1.1, whole genome shotgun sequence, one genomic interval encodes:
- the LOC109989565 gene encoding adhesion G protein-coupled receptor E5 yields the protein MAPKKELLIFGLLCLLHTCVSDCQLGFIYEDRQCVDENECSENTDQCGKHTKCFNTLGSFYCQCLEGYKNTKGAANFTGLSGQCQDINECLDTNKCGPGAYCRNTIGGYNCTCRPGYSRYSSSAGSCVDINECNETERRGEIICGAEGTCKNTEGSFWCKCPKGFTNYNNERTPCSELDCDTFSPDSTTSHAQSLGGLADILSMMRNSCLALSNSTTASGGKADGEELLQKLFTATDAILSPHHLDSSEAVSGLLDAVENSVRVIGPQLKGNHTKIETSMTEVEVAVQRGQTPPTGSIHLTNENTRLDTDWMTAAGTGSYPGYAMAALLTYKNLEKTINGSFEKLSGYEKDGVDPSFQIFSRVVSVVVSNPDPQNLSSPVNITLRHLDTEKSPDVSFICAFWTEGGAWSTHGCYQQQSNSTHTVCSCEHLSSFAVLMARYDMKHTFGLLLITKVGLTVSLLSLLLCILTFKFCRSIQGTRTTIHLHLCVCLFMADLVFLAGISQTKPEGGCRLVAAMLHFFFLGVFTWMLLEGVQLYRMVVLVFNATIRPLYLFMAGYGAPLVILILSAIIRPAGYGTDQHCWLSLSDGLIWSFFGPVCLIIILNIFFFIITVWKLAQKFSSLNPDLSKLHKVRAFTVTAIAQMCILGLMWVFGAFLFEEGPIVVAYVFTILNSLQGALVFIMHCLLSKQVREEYAHFLSCICTSQKKRYSDFSSTNPSSSQSQASGSGQHTGESQI from the exons ATGGCGCCAAAGAAGGAGCTGCTTATCTTCG gtTTGCTTTGTTTGCTGCACACTTGTGTCTCTGACTGTCAGCTGGGTTTCATCTATGAAGATCGTCAGTGTGTGG ATGAGAACGAGTGCTCAGAAAACACAGATCAATGtgggaaacacacaaagtgttTCAACACTCTGGGAAGCTTCTACTGTCAGTGTTTGGAGGGATACAAGAACACGAAGGGGGCGGCCAACTTCACGGGACTCAGCGGGCAGTGCCAAG ATATCAACGAGTGCCTCGATACTAACAAATGTGGTCCAGGTGCGTACTGCAGGAACACGATTGGGGGCTACAACTGCACCTGCCGTCCTGGTTACAGCAGATACTCGAGCAGCGCTGGAAGCTGCGTGG atATTAACGAGTGCAATGaaactgagaggagaggagaaatcatCTGTGGAGCAGAGGGGACCTGCAAGAACACCGAGGGGAGCTTCTGGTGCAAGTGTCCCAAAGGATTCACCAACTATAACAACGAGAGGACGCCGTGCTCAG AGCTGGACTGTGACACCTTCAGTCCCGACAGTACGACCTCACACGCTCAG tcGCTCGGAGGCCTGGCTGACATTTTGTCCATGATGAGGAACAGCTGTTTGGCTCTTTCCAACTCGACTACTGCGAGTGGAGGGAAGGCTGACggagaggagctgctgcag AAACTCTTCACAGCGACTGACGCCATCTTGTCTCCTCATCACCTGGACAGCAGCGAGGCCGTGAGTGGGCTGCTCGACGCGGTGGAGAACTCCGTCAGGGTCATCGGTCCACAGCTCAAAGGAAACCATACTAAGATAGAGACCAGCATGACAG AGGTGGAGGTCGCGGTGCAAAGAGGACAGACTCCACCCACGGGATCCATCCATCTGACCAATGAGAACACTCGTCTAGACACTGACTGGATGACAGCAGCAGGGACAGGATCGTACCCTG GTTACGCTATGGCGGCGCTGTTGACCTATAAGAACCTTGAGAAGACCATAAACGGGTCCTTTGAGAAGCTCTCAGGATATGAAAAAGACGGTGTGGATCCCTCCTTTCAGATCTTCTCCAGAGTCGTCTCAGTTGTTGTGTCTAACCCCGACCCCCAGAATCTGAGCAGCCCAGTCAACATCACCCTGAGACATCTG GACACAGAAAAGTCTCCTGATGTCAGCTTCATCTGTGCGTTCTGGACTGAGGGAGGAGCCTGGTCCACACATGGTTGCTATCAGCAGCAGTcgaacagcacacacacagtgtgttcatgtgaacATCTGAGCAGCTTCGCGGTGCTAATGGCACGCTATGATATGAAG CACACCTTCGGGCTCCTCCTGATCACTAAGGTGGGACTGACCGTGTCCCTGCTGAGTCTCCTCCTCTGCATCCTCACCTTCAAGTTCTGCCGCTCCATACAAGGGACTCGAACCACCATCCACctgcacctgtgtgtctgcctctTCATGGCCGACCTCGTCTTTCTGGCGGGCATCTCACAAACCAAACCTGAG GGTGGCTGCAGGTTGGTTGCAGCCATGCTTCATTTCTTCTTCCTGGGAGTGTTTACCTGGATGCTGTTAGAGGGGGTGCAGCTGTACCGTATGGTGGTCCTGGTGTTCAACGCCACCATCCGGCCCCTCTACTTATTCATGGCTGGTTACGGGGCCCCTCTGGTGATCCTCATCCTGTCAGCCATCATTCGGCCTGCGGGATACGGCACTGACCAGCA CTGCTGGCTGTCTCTGAGTGACGGCCTCATCTGGAGCTTCTTCGGCCCCGTGTgcctcatcatcatcctcaacatcttcttcttcatcatcaccgTCTGGAAGCTCGCTCAGAAGTTCTCCAGCCTCAACCCTGACCTCTCCAAGCTGCACAAAGTCAG AGCATTCACAGTGACCGCGATCGCCCAGATGTGCATACTGGGTCTGATGTGGGTCTTCGGGGCCTTCCTGTTTGAAGAGGGCCCCATAGTGGTAGCTTATGTCTTCACTATCCTGAacagcctgcagggggcgctggtcTTCATTATGCATTGTCTGCTGTCTAAACAG GTGAGAGAGGAGTACGCCCATTTCCTGTCCTGTATCTGCACATCACAGAAGAAGAGATACTCAGACTTCAGCAGTACAAATCCGTCCAGTAGTCAGTCACAG
- the LOC109989580 gene encoding basement membrane-specific heparan sulfate proteoglycan core protein — protein MKRRHRKRERLFIMDLLPELLILSSLLCSVCAQAPVVSVEPRTATVRQGESASFRCQLGGGAQPVQLEWRRANNQALQENVKVGPGGSVLTVANSRPANQGQFRCVASNSAGRGTATAVLNVKYAPKVRLTPAGPLRVRMGDAVSVECQASGRPRPKMSWKRQGSTLQLVTKETNDVNTIQWAAVHPEDSGVYICQASNSEGVTEVKVDVIVEGGLGAPVASVSASEMTVVEGNMVTMTCVASGSPTPVITWSKLRAPLPWKHTMVDGVLTLSRVGRQDSGQYICNATNLHGYSEAYTQMEVESPPYATCLPEQVRLRPGDALSVQCLAHGSHPIGFKWTRVGQTSLPAGAESTRDGKLLIARVKLSDGGTFKCVASNHVGSSEALAEVVIKP, from the exons ATGAagaggagacacagaaagagagagagactgttcATCATGGACCTCTTACCTGAGCTTCTCATCCTGTCGTCGTTATTATGTTCAG tgtgtgcgCAGGCGCCTGTAGTCTCCGTGGAGCCCCGGACAGCGACTGTACGCCAAGGGGAGTCGGCCAGCTTCAGGTGCCAACTGGGGGGCGGTGCACAGCCGGTCCAGCTGGAGTGGAGACGAGCCAATAACCAAGCGTTACAAG AAAATGTGAAGGTGGGTCCTGGAGGCTCTGTGCTGACCGTCGCTAACTCTCGACCCGCAAACCAGGGACAGTTCCGCTGTGTGGCGAGCAACTCTGCAGGCCGAGGCACGGCGACCGCTGTCCTCAACGTCAAAT ATGCTCCTAAGGTGCGGTTGACACCAGCAGGGCCCCTGAGGGTCAGGATGGGGGACGCCGTGTCGGTGGAGTGTCAGGCTTCAGGCAGGCCACGCCCAAAAATGAGCTGGAAACGCCAGGGCTCCACCCTGCAGCTGGTTACCAAGGAGACGAACGATGTCAACACAATACAG TGGGCCGCGGTGCACCCGGAGGACTCGGGGGTTTATATCTGCCAGGCTTCAAACTCTGAGGGGGTGACCGAGGTCAAAGTTGATGTGATTGTTGAGGGGGGGCTGGGAGCCCCGGTGGCCTCAGTGAGCGCTTCAGAGATGACCGTGGTGGAGGGAAACATGGTGACGATGACGTGTGTCGCCAGTG GTTCCCCTACACCTGTCATCACTTGGTCCAAGCTCAGAGCaccgttgccatggaaacacacgATGGTGGATGGAGTTTTAACGCTGAGCAGAGTGGGGCGCCAGGATTCAGGACAATACATCTGTAATGCCACCAACCTCCACGGTTACAGTGAGGCGTACACACAGATGGAGGTGGAGA GCCCTCCGTACGCCACATGTCTACCTGAGCAGGTGAGGCTCCGTCCAGGTGATGCTCTGAGCGTGCAGTGCCTTGCTCATGGCTCTCACCCCATTGGCTTTAAGTGGACCCGGGTGGGCCAGACCAGCCTGCCTGCAGGTGCAGAGAGCACCAGGGATGGAAAGCTGCTAATAGCTCGTGTTAAACTGAGCGATGGGGGCACGTTCAAATGTGTGGCATCTAACCACGTGGGCTCCAGCGAGGCGTTGGCTGAAGTCGTCATTAAAC cTTGA